The DNA region GGTGGGTAAACAATTACCGCTAAACGGTTTTTTCCTGTTGATGAAAGGTACTTAGTGATATTAAACCTCGCACGCAAATGCATACCCTCATGCGTTGCTGCGTTCACCTTTTTACCATTCAAAAAAATCTCGGCCTTGTAGTTTATACCTCTAAATTGCAACCAAACTTGTTCGTTTCCGACTGCCTTTTCGTCAAAATCTTTTACAAACCAGTAGGTATAATAGTCGTTGCCCGTTTTATAAATATCGGGGATTTTCTCGGTATTCATCCCGTAAAATGGATCCGGCACCTTTTTATTATTCAGCAAGGTGGTTAAAACGGTTCCGGGCACCGTCGCTTGCATCCAGTTATCAAGTACGAAACCCGCTTTCGAAATCTGTGCGCCATCTACCTTAACTTCTTTGATATTGTTGCAGAGCCAGCCGGTATTTAATTCGTAGCGTTGTTGGGCTTGAGCATTAAAAATGTATAGGGATAATAGAATAGCTAAAAATTTTCTCATGAATTTCATTAATTTATACGGTGAAAATACGAATTTAAGATCGCTGCGGGTATACAAAGTTAACCAGGCGTCCGGTTATATAGTTGTCTAACGAACTGTTGTCATCCTGAATTTTAATTTATTGCATAAAAAAACCAATATGATCCGATAGCTATCGGATGACGTAAATTATTCCAGTCGTCTTTCCCGCGCAGGCGGAATCTTAAAGCGAGAGCAGAAGCATAGCATTAAGACCCTCTACCGATAGCTATCGGTACAAGCTGAGGATGACGGCCGTTCATGGTTGTCGTTGCATTCGCTCGGCTGACAAACAAATTAAGTAGCTTAAAATCAATAAACTAACAAATAGCATTGATGGTGGTGTAACGCATGACGCGATACTTCGGGGAAGGATCCCCATGCGATGGAACGCAGCACGCCAAGAAACCGCCACTGAGCGACGGTTATTTGCAGGCCGCTGGCGCCACCAATCAAGTGTTAGTCGACATTTGCAATTTCGGCCTAGCTAATGCTGGATTTAAAATCCAGAGCTAAGGGAGTTATGTACATCCTGACTAGCTATCGGACAAACACTCGCCAGTCTATTTAATTCTTCGGGAACCTATTTACCCGAAACCGGCCTGTCGCTGGCTGTTACGCCCCAGGTTTTTGATGGTTCGCCACCCATAAAAATTTGCATTGAACCGCCATTTGCGATGGTTTTATGTAAGATATATGATTTTGAATAAGGCTTGCCATTAACCACAATGCGTTGAATATATTTGTTTTCGGCACTGTTATTAACCACTTTAATATCGAACTTTTTATTTGCTGAGAGCTGAATGGATGCGCTGTTAATTAACGGACTGCCGAATACATAAGCGCCATTTGCGGGGTTTACAGGGTAAAATCCCATTGCCGAAAATACATACCAGGCGCTCATTTGGCCAACGTCTTCATTTCCGCACAAACCATCAGGCTTTGAAGTGTAAAATTCGCGATCAATCTTCCTGATCAGATCTGCGGTTTTCCAAGGTTGGCCGGCATAGGCATACAAATACGGGATGTGGTGCCCCGGCTCGTTTCCTTGTGCATAGTTTCCGATCAAACCCGAGATATCAGGCGAACTGTTTTCGCCGAGTTCTGCCTTTACCGAAAATAGCGAATCCAATTTGTTTACAAAAGGTTTATCACCGCCGAACAAGACAATTAATCCTTCTACATCTTGTGGTACGAGCCAGGTGTATTGCCAACCATTTCCTTCTGTGTAGTCATCTTCGCGGTGCTTGGAAGCAAAAGGGCTAAACGGCGATCGCCAACTGCCATCGGCAAGCTTGGGCCTCATAAACTGCACATCTTTATCAAAATACTGATTATACAGTTGTGCTCTTTTGCTAAAGTACGCATAATCGTCAGTTTTCCCCAGCGCTTTCGCAAACATAGCAATGCAGTAATCATCGATAGCATATTCGAGTGCCTTGGCAACAGATTCGTTTACCTTATCGGCAGGAATGTATTTAAGCTGCTGAATGTAATCGATGCCGTTTGTTTTTTGCATGGCCGATTGCTTTACCGCCTCGAACGCCAGATTTGCATCAAAGCCGCGATAGCCTTTCAAATAAGCATCAACAACCACCGGGACAGCGTGGTAGCCCACCATGGTATTGGTTTCGCTGCCCATTAAATGCCAAACAGGAAGCTTGCCTTGCTGCTTGTAAATGGCTAGCATTGTATTTACTACGTCGCTTACACGGTCTGGATGCAAAATGGTATACAATGGGTTTGCAGCACGGTAAGTATCCCAGAGTGAAAAAGTGGTATAGTTGGTAAAGTCTGCCTTGCGGTAAATCTTTTTATCTGTGCCGAGGTAATCGTTGTTTACATCGTTAAAAAGCGATGGCGCAATCATGGTATGGTATAAAGCGGTGTAAAACACTTTTTTGGTGGTTGCAGAGGCATCAATTTTCACCTTCGCGAGCTCCTTTTCCCATTTTGCATCGGCACTTTTGGTGGTTGCCAAAAAATCCCATGCTGGCAATTCGGCTTTTAGGTTGAGTATTGCATTTTCGATACTTACAGGAGACAGCGCTACCTTAATTTGAAGCTTGTTGTTATTAATCGATGCGAAATCGATAACCGCCTTTAACTTTTTGCCTTTTACATCCTTGCTGTTTCTAACTTGTTCGTCATCGTAAATTGAGCACTTTGTAATCGGCTGCGACAGCTTAATTACAAAGTATAACCGCTGATCGCTTGCCCACCCTTTCGAGTTGCGATGCCCAACAATTGTTGTTGCATCGAGCTGCCTGAGCGAGGCATTTTGTGGTTCATCCCATCCTATGCCTTCAACTAAATCGATGATGATATGTGGTGTTGATGCATTTTTCGGGAAGGTGTATTGGTGGAAGCCTACACGCTCGGTAGCGGTTAGCTCGGCCTTAATGTGATATTTATCGAGCACCACGCTATAATAACCTGCCTTTGCAACTTCATTTTGGTGAGAGAACTTGGAGAGATATCCCGATTCGTCGTCGGCCGTTTTCCCTTTTTGCAACAGGGTGTTGCCAGTGGCGGGCATGATGGAAATATCGCCCAGATCGCCGATTCCGGTGCCACTTAAATGGGTATGGGCAAAGCCGGTGATGGTATTGCTGGCGTAATTATAACCGCTGCACCAATCCCAACCCTCCATGATGTTGTTGGGCCCGAGCTGCACAGCCCCGAACGGAACATTGGCACCAACGAAAACGTGCCCGTGTTTTGCTGAACCGATCATGGGATCGACAAATTGGGTAAGCTTGTTTTTTTGCTGTGCAAATACTGCTGATGATCCGATTGAGGTTGTTAACAACAAAACGGATAAAATTCTTTTGTAATGCATGTTTAATCTTTAGGTAAATAAACGCTAAGGTAAAACGTTTTATGTCAAGTTTTGTGTCACAATATAAATAGAGATCAGTGTTTGCAACAGCAGCCTATCACTCAGACACTTCTAAAACAACCACATTGTCTTCATCATTGTTAAAGGCGGTGGATATTTGGTAAAGGCCTTTTTTAAGCGAATAATTTACGGGTGCTTTTCCTTTAAGCAAATAGGCTTTCTTGATCTTTTTGAAGCCCACCGGAGTAAAGGCTACGGTGGTGAGTTTGCTATCGAGAATGTGTAGGTAAATCTTATTTCCGGCCTGTGT from Pedobacter endophyticus includes:
- a CDS encoding GH92 family glycosyl hydrolase → MHYKRILSVLLLTTSIGSSAVFAQQKNKLTQFVDPMIGSAKHGHVFVGANVPFGAVQLGPNNIMEGWDWCSGYNYASNTITGFAHTHLSGTGIGDLGDISIMPATGNTLLQKGKTADDESGYLSKFSHQNEVAKAGYYSVVLDKYHIKAELTATERVGFHQYTFPKNASTPHIIIDLVEGIGWDEPQNASLRQLDATTIVGHRNSKGWASDQRLYFVIKLSQPITKCSIYDDEQVRNSKDVKGKKLKAVIDFASINNNKLQIKVALSPVSIENAILNLKAELPAWDFLATTKSADAKWEKELAKVKIDASATTKKVFYTALYHTMIAPSLFNDVNNDYLGTDKKIYRKADFTNYTTFSLWDTYRAANPLYTILHPDRVSDVVNTMLAIYKQQGKLPVWHLMGSETNTMVGYHAVPVVVDAYLKGYRGFDANLAFEAVKQSAMQKTNGIDYIQQLKYIPADKVNESVAKALEYAIDDYCIAMFAKALGKTDDYAYFSKRAQLYNQYFDKDVQFMRPKLADGSWRSPFSPFASKHREDDYTEGNGWQYTWLVPQDVEGLIVLFGGDKPFVNKLDSLFSVKAELGENSSPDISGLIGNYAQGNEPGHHIPYLYAYAGQPWKTADLIRKIDREFYTSKPDGLCGNEDVGQMSAWYVFSAMGFYPVNPANGAYVFGSPLINSASIQLSANKKFDIKVVNNSAENKYIQRIVVNGKPYSKSYILHKTIANGGSMQIFMGGEPSKTWGVTASDRPVSGK